Proteins co-encoded in one Thamnophis elegans isolate rThaEle1 chromosome 1, rThaEle1.pri, whole genome shotgun sequence genomic window:
- the ZFP91 gene encoding E3 ubiquitin-protein ligase ZFP91 — protein sequence MPGAPEQAETQEEEPEQQQQEREEERTPPLSGRRRPLPPPIVSAEQGAESSGSRVLRGCRERGRAAAAAAAASRRRKAEYPRRRRSSPGARQNQEPEELPPETGAPPSAAAPSGTTGRKGTPRSSCLDKATVKDPKEETEEKEISTTAAAGASVTTTKPSRGWRSNRATTTVQQHDVENSRSSRSKTGSLQLICKSEPNADQLEFEVTEEHSSPTRISDEEEMLISEEEVPFKDDPRDETYKPHLDRDAPKQRKKTGKGKEEKEKQKEIKVEVEVELKEESEFREDEDPPRKRGRRRKDDKSPRLPKRRKKPPIQYVRCEMEGCGTVLAHPRYLQHHIKYQHLLKKKYVCPHPSCGRLFRLQKQLLRHAKHHTDQRDYICEYCARAFKSSHNLAVHRMIHTGEKPLQCEICGFTCRQKASLNWHMKKHDADTFYQFSCNICGKKFEKKDSVVAHKAKSHPEVLIAEALAANAGALITSTDILGPDTESVVQPTDGQGLPLLPDPIGNTTPAECLLLNSDGMPKAYCSGGDRVNLMADGKIFVGSASSENTEGLVINTEILGATTEVLIEDSDSAGP from the exons ATGCCGGGGGCGCCCGAGCAGGCGGAGACCCAGGAGGAAGAAccagagcagcagcagcaagagagagaagaggaacgGACTCCGCCTCTTAGCGGTCGCCGGCGTCCCCTGCCCCCTCCCATAGTCTCCGCCGAGCAGGGGGCGGAGTCTAGCGGCAGTCGGGTGCTCCGTGGATGTCGGGAGCGCGGACGAGCGGCAGCTGCCGCCGCGGCCGCCTCCCGCCGAAGAAAGGCCGAATATCCGCGCCGGCGCCGAAGCAGCCCCGGCGCTCGGCAGAACCAAGAGCCGGAGGAGTTGCCGCCTGAAACTGGAGCGCCGCCCTCAGCCGCTGCACCTTCTGGGACTACCGGTCGGAAGGGAACGCCACGCAGCTC GTGCTTGGATAAAGCAACAGTGAAAG ATCCCAAAGAAGagacagaagagaaggaaatttCCACTACTGCAGCAGCTGGCGCCTCAGTCACTACAACTAAACCTAGTCGGGGTTGGCGTAGCAACAGGGCAACTACGACTGTTCAGCAACATGATGTAGAGAATTCCCGGAGTTCCAGATCAAAGACTGGGTCCCTGCAACTCATTTGCAAATCAGAACCAAATGCAGATCAGCTAGAATTTG AAGTTACTGAAGAGCATTCATCTCCAACTAGAATCAG TGATGAAGAAGAAATGCTCATCAGTGAAGAAGAGGTTCCCTTCAAAGATGATCCCAGAGATGAAACTTACAAGCCTCATTTAGACAG AGATGCtccaaagcaaagaaaaaaaactgggaagggaaaagaagaaaaagagaaacagaaggagattAAAGTGGAGGTGGAAGTGGAACTTAAAGAAGAAAGTGAGTTTCGAGAAGATGAAGATCCACCTAGGAA GAGAGGAAGGCGGAGAAAAGATGACAAAAGCCCACGACTTCCTAAAAGAAG GAAGAAGCCTCCAATACAATATGTACGTTGTGAAATGGAAGGATGTGGCACAGTTCTTGCACACCCTCGCTACTTACAG cATCATATCAAATATCAACATctgctgaaaaagaaatatgtATGTCCTCATCCCTCTTGCGGAAGACTTTTTCGGCTCCAGAAGCAACTGTTGCGGCATGCCAAACATCACACAG ATCAAAGGGATTACATTTGTGAATACTGTGCCCGTGCTTTCAAAAGTTCCCACAATCTGGCAGTTCACCGAATGATCCACACAGGCGAGAAGCCATTACA ATGTGAGATCTGCGGATTCACCTGCCGGCAGAAGGCCTCACTAAACTGGCACATGAAAAAACATGATGCAGATACCTTTTACCAGTTTTCATGCAATATATGTGGAAAGAAGTTTGAGAAAAAAGACAGCGTTGTAGCACATAAAGCCAAGAGTCACCCAGAAGTGCTTATTGCTGAAGCACTGGCAGCCAACGCAGGGGCTCTCATTACCAGCACTGACATCTTGGGTCCTGATACAGAGTCTGTTGTCCAACCCACGGATGGCCAGGGCCTTCCCCTTCTTCCAGATCCCATTGGAAACACCACTCCTGCAGAATGCCTATTGCTGAACTCTGATGGGATGCCTAAGGCCTACTGCAGTGGGGGTGACCGGGTCAACCTGATGGCTGATGGAAAAATATTTGTTGGCAGTGCTAGTAGTGAGAATACAGAAGGGCTGGTAATCAATACAGAGATTCTTGGAGCTACCACTGAAGTTCTAATTGAGGATTCTGATTCTGCAGGACCATAG